One genomic window of Candidatus Zixiibacteriota bacterium includes the following:
- the amrS gene encoding AmmeMemoRadiSam system radical SAM enzyme, whose translation MIPAAYAEKLDNKRVKCRLCPAECLLTEGKYGICGARFNKQGRLMVENFGELVSAAYDPIEKKPLFHFYPGSIIFSTGANGCNFNCDNCQNWQISQQQVPTQYVSPEDLVGLAGDRGSIGVAYTYSEPMIWFEYILRAGHLVHEAGLKNVLVSNGYINPEPLKELLPLIDAANIDLKSMDPEFYKKVCKGRLEPVLENIAAFYRAGVRLEITNLVITDLNDTDQDFELLVDFVAGLSNDIPLHFSAYYPSYKMKNPPTKIDRLMKAYDLASKKLNYVYLGNARLPGRENTICPKCGTKLINRDGYHIEILSLTAGKCDECGLDTGIPMLPLAKSFN comes from the coding sequence ATTATACCGGCCGCATATGCTGAGAAGCTTGACAATAAACGGGTAAAATGCCGGCTATGCCCGGCGGAATGCCTGCTGACCGAAGGCAAATATGGGATTTGCGGCGCCCGTTTCAACAAGCAGGGAAGACTTATGGTCGAGAATTTCGGTGAATTAGTCTCGGCCGCCTATGATCCTATTGAAAAAAAACCTCTTTTTCATTTTTATCCCGGCTCAATCATTTTCTCCACCGGGGCCAATGGCTGCAATTTCAATTGTGATAACTGCCAGAATTGGCAAATTTCCCAACAACAGGTTCCTACCCAATATGTATCTCCCGAGGATCTGGTTGGATTAGCCGGGGATCGTGGTTCGATCGGGGTCGCCTATACTTATTCCGAACCGATGATATGGTTTGAGTATATCCTCCGGGCGGGACATCTGGTTCATGAGGCGGGGTTGAAAAATGTCCTGGTTTCGAATGGCTATATTAATCCCGAACCGCTTAAAGAACTCCTGCCGCTGATAGATGCCGCCAATATCGATCTGAAGAGTATGGATCCTGAATTTTACAAGAAAGTCTGTAAAGGAAGGCTGGAACCGGTCCTGGAAAATATAGCGGCCTTTTATCGGGCCGGAGTCAGGCTCGAGATAACCAATTTAGTTATAACCGATCTCAACGATACCGATCAGGATTTTGAATTATTGGTTGATTTTGTCGCCGGTCTTTCAAATGATATCCCCCTTCATTTTTCAGCCTACTACCCGTCTTATAAAATGAAAAATCCGCCGACAAAGATTGACAGATTAATGAAGGCTTATGATCTGGCTTCGAAGAAATTGAATTATGTTTATCTGGGAAATGCTCGGTTGCCCGGCCGGGAGAATACGATTTGCCCTAAATGCGGAACAAAGCTTATAAATCGTGACGGTTATCATATAGAGATTCTATCGCTTACAGCGGGTAAGTGTGACGAATGCGGATTAGATACGGGAATACCGATGTTGCCGTTGGCGAAATCGTTCAATTAA